In one window of Sardina pilchardus chromosome 23, fSarPil1.1, whole genome shotgun sequence DNA:
- the obi1 gene encoding uncharacterized protein obi1, whose product MAANYQNVTISLTLPISCQICLGKVRQPVVCCNHHVFCSICMEVWLSKASQCPTCRVPITPDNPCKEIIGATNEGDAPASPTMKRRLRKTRGELLLKEYEDEIESLVKENEELRNKNRASETQLETFLEPRTVSVSRCEDRGLDLAELEEWAGKLRAATDLYEKVKQDVEKLKEANKTLRAQNVDLVQENMRLKAEVESRSPQKYGRYTVAALEAKIQQHERDVAHLKRALERSDCYIEELEAQRDQVANAKTDAAEPKEDARSEGTWVGDLQTDGPLGDRITAMRRSLSGMEEKLVRTDLDGEPSWDQGLLLTTTTTTTTTMSEGSLQDVATPHRARGDAGEHADASLPSAGFASPTTPSTAFHSLSLRSPLVQSEGRIRRGCGQGRGPLSYLRRLSFEGCGSSEASAATEQKPVASKTHPWVSPWVTKQSLPGANDTLPSSDVTHTTTGGPNVSSEACMDAAYQEKMSELDSLISDGEGPSGAAGARLPLPTAGQSSGQVTAGTTKSELGLLDQTSATGTDAASRLEEDVQESGQGMMCRPKVTLMTSVGLRSSSSLQAPSSSSSSSSSVIAAPVTKRRCPSGSVSSSPSKLSRCSP is encoded by the exons ATGGCGGCGAACTACCAAAACGTCACCATATCTTTAACACTGCCGATTTCATGTCAAATTTGCCTCGGAAAG GTTCGTCAGCCAGTGGTGTGCTGCAATCACCATGTTTTCTGCTCTATCTGCATGGAGGTTTGGCTTAGCAAGGCCAGCCAATGTCCTACCTGTAGGGTGCCCATCACCCCTGACAACCCCTGCAAGGAGATCATAG gGGCGACAAATGAGGGTGATGCTCCTGCAAGTCCAACCATGAAGAGACGTCTGAGGAAGACCAGAGGAGAACTGCTGTTGAAGGAGTATGAG GATGAAATCGAGAGCCTGGTGAAGGAAAATGAGGAGTTGCGAAACAAAAACCGCGCCTCTGAGACGCAACTCGAAACGTTCCTGGAGCCCCGCACCGTATCGGTGTCCCGCTGCGAGGATCGGGGCCTCGACCTCGCCGAGCTGGAGGAATGGGCCGGCAAGCTGCGGGCAGCCACTGACCTCTACGAGAAGGTCAAACAGGACGTGGAGAAGCTGAAAGAG GCAAACAAAACCTTGCGAGCCCAGAACGTGGACCTTGTCCAGGAGAACATGCGTTTAAAGGCTGAGGTGGAGAGTCGCTCTCCACAGAA GTACGGCAGGTACACGGTAGCGGCGCTCGAGGCCAAGATCCAGCAGCACGAGCGAGACGTGGCTCACTTGAAGAGGGCACTGGAGAGGAGCGACTGCTACATCGAGGAGCTGGAGGCGCAGAGAGACCAGGTGGCAAATGCCAAGACAGACGCCGCCGAGCCCAAGGAGGATGCCCGCTCGGAGGGCACCTGGGTCGGGGACCTCCAGACAGATGGTCCCCTGGGCGATCGGATCACCGCCATGCGCAGGAGCCTGAGTGGGATGGAGGAGAAGTTGGTGCGCACAGACTTGGACGGGGAGCCGTCCTGGGACCAGGGCCTTCTGCTGACgacaacgacgacgacgacgacaacaatGTCCGAGGGATCGCTCCAGGATGTTGCCACCCCTCACAGAGCCAGGGGGGACGCCGGAGAGCACGCAGACGCCAGCTTGCCCTCGGCCGGCTTCGCCAGCCCGACCACGCCCTCCACAGCTTTCCACAGCCTGAGCCTGAGAAGCCCATTGGTGCAGAGCGAGGGGAGGATCAGGCGTGGGTGTGGCCAGGGCCGAGGCCCCCTCTCTTACCTGCGCAGGCTGAGCTTCGAGGGGTGTGGCTCCAGCGAAGCCTCTGCAGCCACCGAGCAAAAACCCGTCGCTTCCAAAACGCACCCGTGGGTATCACCGTGGGTGACCAAGCAGTCCCTCCCAGGAGCAAACGACACTCTCCCGTCCTCAGACGtcacccacaccaccacagGCGGCCCGAACGTCTCCAGCGAGGCCTGCATGGATGCAGCGTATCAGGAGAAGATGAGTGAGTTGGACTCCCTGATCTCTGATGGCGAAGGCCCGAGCGGAGCCGCCGGAGCTCGCCTGCCTTTGCCCACTGCGGGGCAAAGCAGTGGCCAGGTGACCGCTGGCACCACTAAGTCTGAACTGGGCTTATTAGATCAGACCAGTGCCACCGGCACAGATGCCGCCTCGAGGTTGGAGGAAGACGTGCAGGAAAGCGGGCAGGGAATGATGTGTAGACCCAAGGTGACCCTCATGACCTCTGTTGGGTTAAGGTCATCCTCATCACTGCaggcaccatcatcatcatcatcatcatcatcatcagtgatTGCAGCCCCGGTGACCAAACGCAGGTGTCCCAGCGGCTCTGTTTCCTCCAGTCCATCCAAGCTGTCCAGATGCAGCCCTTGA
- the pou4f1 gene encoding POU domain, class 4, transcription factor 1 — protein MMSMNSKQAHFAMHPSLPEHKYTTLHSSSEAIRRACLQTPQLQNNIFASLDETLLARAEALAAVDIAVSQGKTHPFKPDATYHTMNSVPCSSTSTVPLAHHHHHHHHHPHQNLEPPDLMDHINSQSLSLMSAHDGAGGGGGGGGGLISTSAHPHSHMHGLSHLSHQAAMNMNSPLTHHGLLPGHHGGGQGGPGLNNGLPSITDSDTDPRELEAFAERFKQRRIKLGVTQADVGGALANLKIPGVGSLSQSTICRFESLTLSHNNMIALKPILQAWLEEAEGAQREKMNKPDLFNGSEKKRKRTSIAAPEKRSLEAYFAVQPRPSSEKIAAIAEKLDLKKNVVRVWFCNQRQKQKRLKFSASH, from the exons ATGATGTCCATGAACAGTAAACAGGCGCATTTCGCCATGCATCCGTCCTTACCGGAGCACAAGTACACGACTCTGCATTCCAGCTCAGAAGCCATCCGAAGAGCCTGTCTGCAAACTCCACAG CTGCAGAACAACATATTCGCAAGTCTGGATGAAACTCTGTTGGCCCGTGCCGAAGCTCTGGCGGCCGTGGACATCGCGGTGTCTCAGGGCAAGACTCACCCGTTCAAGCCGGACGCGACCTACCACACCATGAACAGCGTGCCATGCTCTTCTACCTCCACCGTGCCACTGgcccatcaccatcatcaccaccaccaccatccccaccaGAACCTGGAACCTCCGGACCTCATGGACCATATCAACTCCCAGTCGCTTAGCCTCATGAGCGCGCACGACGGGGCcggaggcggcggtggcggcggcgggggtCTGATCTCCACCTCGGCTCACCCACACTCGCACATGCACGGCTTGAGCCACCTCTCTCACCAGGCTGCTATGAACATGAATTCGCCCCTGACACATCACGGGCTTTTGCCCGGACACCATGGCGGTGGTCAGGGCGGACCGGGACTCAACAATGGACTGCCCTCAATCACTGACTCGGACACAGACCCAAGGGAGCTAGAGGCTTTTGCGGAGCGTTTCAAACAGAGACGAATCAAGCTAGGGGTTACCCAGGCGGACGTTGGCGGTGCCCTAGCTAACCTGAAAATTCCCGGTGTGGGCTCGCTAAGCCAAAGTACCATTTGTCGGTTCGAATCGTTAACTCTGTCGCATAACAACATGATCGCACTCAAACCCATTCTACAGGCATGGCTGGAAGAGGCCGAGGGTgcccagagagagaaaatgaacaaACCCGACCTTTTTAATGGAAGCGAGAAGAAGCGAAAGAGAACGTCGATAGCAGCGCCAGAGAAACGTTCTTTGGAGGCTTATTTTGCCGTGCAACCCCGACCGTCCTCTGAAAAGATAGCGGCGATAGCAGAAAAATTGGACTTGAAAAAGAATGTTGTGCGAGTATGGTTTTGCAaccaaagacaaaaacaaaagcggTTGAAGTTTTCGGCATCCCACTGA